In Curtobacterium sp. TC1, the following proteins share a genomic window:
- a CDS encoding MFS transporter: protein MFLGSGVALIAATYGLVRLAFGLFLPDVERDLGLRPDAAGWVSSGASAMYCVGAVVGFLVAARAPRVLVAAASGFAGVGALAMATAPGPWTFGVAAVLASTGAGLASPALVQLVSRTVPESVQGTAQAVVNSGTGPGLVAAGVLALVLLPDWRTTWAWSGLFALVVGVVLLLVSRGSGSGADRAAAPGTAWLAAHRRVLTLALLFGAGSAVVWTYGRSALVDAGAPAVVSVSAWTALGVGGAAVAVTARWTSGLPARVLWAATAGAVAVAVVTLGLAPQATVVAMLACAVFGWGYTAATGALIAWTTELDAARSSAGTSMLFVALVLGQAVGAAAAGALVGTAGYATTFVVGALVTAASAVPAVVSRRGGPPHGDAAVTGVDAARSSGCTPATPRAPHGAPSRHPAAP, encoded by the coding sequence GTGTTCCTCGGCAGCGGGGTGGCCCTGATCGCCGCGACGTACGGGCTGGTCCGCCTGGCGTTCGGTCTCTTCCTGCCCGACGTCGAACGTGACCTCGGGCTGCGTCCGGACGCCGCCGGGTGGGTCTCCTCGGGTGCCTCGGCGATGTACTGCGTCGGCGCGGTGGTCGGGTTCCTGGTCGCCGCACGGGCCCCCCGTGTGCTCGTCGCCGCGGCGTCTGGGTTCGCCGGGGTCGGCGCGCTCGCGATGGCGACGGCACCGGGGCCGTGGACCTTTGGGGTCGCCGCGGTGCTCGCCTCGACCGGAGCCGGACTCGCGTCACCGGCCCTCGTGCAGCTCGTGTCGCGCACGGTGCCGGAGTCCGTGCAGGGAACGGCGCAGGCGGTCGTCAACTCGGGGACCGGGCCGGGGCTGGTCGCCGCCGGCGTGCTCGCACTCGTGCTGCTGCCGGACTGGCGGACGACCTGGGCGTGGTCCGGGCTGTTCGCCCTCGTCGTCGGCGTCGTGCTGCTGCTTGTGTCGCGCGGGAGCGGGTCCGGCGCCGACCGGGCCGCCGCACCGGGGACCGCGTGGCTCGCGGCGCACCGTCGGGTCCTGACGCTCGCACTGCTCTTCGGCGCCGGGTCTGCGGTCGTGTGGACGTACGGCCGATCGGCGCTGGTCGACGCCGGCGCGCCAGCCGTGGTGTCCGTGTCGGCGTGGACCGCGCTCGGCGTCGGCGGCGCCGCGGTCGCCGTGACGGCACGGTGGACGAGCGGACTCCCCGCGCGGGTGCTCTGGGCGGCGACCGCGGGCGCCGTGGCAGTGGCCGTCGTCACACTCGGGCTCGCGCCGCAGGCCACGGTGGTGGCGATGCTGGCCTGCGCCGTGTTCGGCTGGGGCTACACGGCCGCGACCGGGGCGCTGATCGCTTGGACGACCGAACTCGACGCTGCGCGGTCGTCGGCAGGGACGTCGATGCTCTTCGTCGCACTCGTGCTCGGGCAGGCCGTCGGAGCGGCAGCAGCCGGGGCACTCGTCGGCACCGCGGGCTACGCGACGACGTTCGTGGTCGGGGCGCTCGTCACGGCGGCGAGCGCCGTACCCGCCGTGGTCAGCAGGCGCGGAGGCCCCCCGCACGGTGACGCCGCCGTCACAGGAGTGGACGCAGCTCGATCTTCCGGTTGCACGCCTGCGACGCCTCGTGCGCCACACGGAGCGCCGTCTCGGCATCCGGCAGCTCCATGA
- a CDS encoding YciI family protein: protein MQFLVNVIDDGQAEAAGRTESATQAEAAAVDALNQRLGDAVVFAAGVSAPADGTVVDARGGDSDTTPGLVADAPGFVAGFWVMELPDAETALRVAHEASQACNRKIELRPLL from the coding sequence ATGCAGTTCCTCGTCAACGTCATCGACGACGGGCAGGCCGAGGCTGCCGGGCGCACGGAGTCCGCCACCCAGGCCGAGGCCGCTGCGGTCGACGCGCTGAACCAACGCCTGGGCGACGCCGTCGTGTTCGCCGCCGGGGTGTCGGCTCCGGCTGACGGCACCGTCGTCGACGCCCGTGGCGGTGACTCGGACACGACGCCCGGGCTGGTGGCCGACGCCCCCGGGTTCGTCGCGGGCTTCTGGGTCATGGAGCTGCCGGATGCCGAGACGGCGCTCCGTGTGGCGCACGAGGCGTCGCAGGCGTGCAACCGGAAGATCGAGCTGCGTCCACTCCTGTGA
- a CDS encoding response regulator, whose protein sequence is MAADDVNDAVDTTDLTIVLADDQELVRAGFRVILESEPGFRVVGEAPDGARAVEAVRALQPDVVCLDVQMPGVDGLEAARRIAALPDPPAVLILTTFDSDDALFQALEAGASGFLLKNASPERLIDAVRTVAAGDALLAPDVTRRVISRATAAPVASGRAPDRSGDAALASAGLTERETEVLRLLARGLSNAEIAAELYVGDATVKTHVSNVLQKLALRDRIQAVVWAFEHGVAG, encoded by the coding sequence ATGGCTGCCGACGACGTGAACGACGCGGTCGACACGACCGACCTGACGATCGTGCTCGCCGACGACCAGGAGCTGGTGCGGGCCGGGTTCCGCGTGATCCTGGAGTCCGAGCCGGGGTTCCGGGTGGTCGGCGAGGCGCCCGACGGTGCCCGTGCGGTCGAGGCCGTCCGGGCCCTGCAGCCGGACGTGGTGTGCCTCGACGTGCAGATGCCCGGCGTCGACGGGCTCGAGGCGGCGCGGCGGATCGCAGCGTTGCCGGACCCGCCGGCGGTGCTCATCCTGACGACGTTCGACAGCGACGACGCGCTGTTCCAAGCGCTCGAGGCGGGTGCCAGTGGCTTCCTGCTGAAGAACGCCTCCCCCGAACGGCTGATCGACGCCGTCCGGACCGTCGCCGCCGGGGACGCCCTGCTCGCGCCCGACGTCACGCGGCGGGTGATCAGCCGGGCGACGGCGGCGCCGGTGGCGAGCGGTCGCGCCCCCGACCGGTCCGGCGACGCCGCCCTCGCATCCGCCGGGCTCACCGAGCGGGAGACGGAGGTGCTGCGGCTCCTCGCCCGGGGCCTGAGCAATGCGGAGATCGCCGCCGAGCTGTACGTCGGGGACGCCACCGTGAAGACGCACGTGTCGAACGTGCTGCAGAAGCTCGCGCTGCGGGATCGCATCCAGGCGGTCGTCTGGGCGTTCGAGCACGGCGTCGCCGGCTGA
- a CDS encoding sensor histidine kinase, which yields MGTTAEWSRLPVGRREYRQDTVLALVLAAGLAVTTVLYGSAGTYGDDQAAWWVSALMIVANAVPIAFRRRFPMSAAVVSALAFAATQLLHVPEVFLVNFTLFISLYSVGAWCSDRVRAEAVRWVVIGGMFAWLFIAISFGWAVPNALPNDEGALIPPYIAYSLLNIVINVIYFGAAWYAGNRAWASAVARHQLDERTAELAAERERSAAQAVTIERVRIARELHDVVAHHVSLMGVQAGAARRVIDRDPAQATASLGVVEESARTAVEELRRMLGTLRSVDEPRAGDPGVGDGPSTEGIARIGELAESARVAGHPTEYVVVGDERPVPPTVAAVAYRIVQEAVTNVLKHAGPTARADVRLRYLDDGVEVEVTDDGHGERAARNPSGSGLGHVGMRERVAAVDGRIEIGPRARGGYLVRAWLPTT from the coding sequence ATGGGGACGACGGCGGAGTGGTCACGGCTGCCCGTGGGGCGCCGCGAGTACCGGCAGGACACCGTGCTCGCACTGGTGCTCGCCGCCGGTCTGGCCGTCACCACGGTCCTGTACGGGTCGGCCGGGACCTACGGCGACGACCAGGCTGCCTGGTGGGTGTCCGCCCTGATGATCGTCGCGAACGCGGTCCCGATCGCGTTCCGCCGTCGGTTCCCGATGTCGGCCGCCGTGGTGTCCGCGCTGGCGTTCGCGGCCACGCAGCTGTTGCACGTGCCCGAGGTGTTCCTGGTCAACTTCACCCTGTTCATCTCGCTGTACTCGGTCGGTGCGTGGTGCTCCGACCGGGTGCGGGCCGAGGCGGTCCGGTGGGTCGTCATCGGTGGGATGTTCGCGTGGCTGTTCATCGCGATCTCGTTCGGGTGGGCGGTGCCGAACGCGCTACCGAACGACGAGGGCGCCCTCATCCCGCCGTACATCGCGTACTCGCTGCTGAACATCGTGATCAACGTCATCTACTTCGGTGCCGCCTGGTACGCCGGCAACCGGGCGTGGGCCTCGGCCGTGGCGCGGCACCAGCTCGACGAACGCACCGCGGAGCTCGCGGCCGAACGGGAGCGCAGCGCAGCCCAGGCCGTCACCATCGAACGGGTCCGGATCGCCCGCGAACTGCACGACGTCGTCGCGCACCACGTGTCCCTGATGGGCGTGCAGGCCGGTGCCGCCCGACGCGTCATCGACCGCGATCCGGCACAGGCGACGGCGTCGCTCGGCGTGGTCGAGGAGAGTGCGCGCACCGCAGTCGAAGAGCTGCGGCGGATGCTCGGCACCCTGCGGTCGGTCGACGAACCGAGGGCCGGGGACCCCGGTGTCGGGGACGGTCCGAGCACCGAGGGCATCGCGCGCATCGGTGAGCTCGCCGAGTCGGCCCGGGTCGCCGGTCACCCGACCGAGTACGTGGTCGTGGGCGACGAGCGTCCGGTGCCGCCGACGGTCGCCGCCGTCGCGTACCGAATCGTGCAGGAGGCCGTGACGAACGTCCTCAAGCACGCCGGCCCCACCGCCCGCGCCGACGTCCGGTTGCGGTACCTGGACGACGGTGTCGAGGTCGAGGTCACCGACGACGGCCACGGCGAACGCGCGGCGCGGAACCCGTCGGGCAGCGGCCTCGGGCACGTCGGCATGCGGGAGCGGGTCGCCGCCGTGGACGGACGGATCGAGATCGGGCCACGCGCCCGGGGAGGCTACCTGGTGCGGGCATGGCTGCCGACGACGTGA
- a CDS encoding TetR/AcrR family transcriptional regulator — MAMRPGTEQKLLDAAEELFFTQGIAATPIDAVLDRAGISSATLYRGYASKEALVAAALERRHEDWLATWDRAVEAAPDDRGRLLAVFDALDDYRTTAAGSRWCAFLGTAAEYADAPAEVHAVLDRETGALRTRLTARAAPVVGDRAGALADQLLLVVSGYLAMRLRDPSVGTSTARAVAAALVRAA, encoded by the coding sequence ATGGCGATGCGTCCAGGAACCGAGCAGAAGCTGCTCGACGCGGCCGAGGAACTCTTCTTCACGCAGGGCATCGCCGCGACCCCGATCGACGCCGTGCTCGATCGCGCCGGGATCTCGAGCGCCACGCTCTACCGCGGGTACGCGAGCAAGGAAGCCCTGGTCGCTGCAGCACTCGAGCGCCGGCACGAGGACTGGCTCGCGACGTGGGACCGTGCGGTCGAAGCCGCTCCGGACGACCGTGGCCGCCTGCTCGCGGTGTTCGACGCGCTCGACGACTACCGGACCACCGCCGCCGGCTCACGCTGGTGCGCCTTCCTCGGGACCGCTGCCGAGTACGCGGACGCCCCTGCCGAGGTGCACGCGGTGCTCGACCGCGAGACCGGCGCGCTCCGCACCCGGCTGACGGCGCGGGCCGCGCCCGTCGTCGGCGATCGTGCCGGTGCCCTCGCCGACCAGCTGCTGCTCGTCGTCTCGGGGTACCTCGCGATGCGCCTGCGCGACCCGTCGGTCGGGACGTCGACGGCGCGCGCGGTCGCCGCAGCGCTCGTCCGAGCCGCCTGA
- a CDS encoding transcriptional regulator: MTGGTHPRHQLDDRVHSPVRFSLLALLRTVDEAEFGVVRDALEVSDSTLSQAAAILGEAGFLRIRRLRVGRSTRSWLAVTDSGRDAFERHLAVIRTIAEPDS, translated from the coding sequence ATGACGGGCGGCACCCATCCCCGGCACCAACTCGACGACCGCGTCCACTCGCCGGTGCGCTTCTCGCTGCTCGCCCTGCTCAGGACGGTGGACGAAGCGGAGTTCGGTGTCGTTCGGGACGCACTCGAGGTCAGCGATTCAACGCTGTCCCAAGCGGCGGCCATCCTGGGAGAGGCCGGTTTCCTCCGCATCCGCAGACTCCGTGTGGGGAGGAGCACGAGGAGCTGGCTTGCCGTCACCGACTCAGGACGGGATGCGTTCGAGCGGCACCTCGCCGTGATCCGCACGATCGCTGAACCCGACAGTTGA